The sequence GTCGGTGATCCGGGTGGACCGCCCGTCCAGCAGACCACGGAAGACGCCGGGGAACGCCAGCACGTTGTTGATCTGGTTGGCGAAGTCGCTGCGCCCGGTGGCCACCACTGCCGCGTGCCGGGTGGCGATCACCGGATCAATCTCCGGCAGCGGGTTCGCCAGCGCGAAGACGATCGCGTTCGGTGCCATCGAGGCGACGTCGGACTCGGTGAGCAGGTTCGGCGCCGAGACCCCGACGAATACGTCGGCATCTCGGATCACTTCGTGCAGCGTGCCCTGGTGGGCGTCGCCGTTGGTGCGTTCGGCGATCCAGGAGAGCGACGGGTCGAGGTTCGGCCGGTCGGTGCGGATCACCCCCTGCACGTCCGCGACCACCACGTTCCGGGCGCCAGCGGCAAGCAGCAGCCGGAGGATGGCGGACCCGGCGGCACCGGCACCGGACTGCACGATCCGCACCTGTCCGATGTCCTTGCCCACCACCTTGAGTGCGTTCGTCAGCGCGGCCAGGGCCACGATGGCGGTGCCGTGCTGGTCGTCGTGGAAGACCGGGATGTCCAGCTCGGCGCGGAGCCGGTCCTCCACCTCGAAGCAGCGCGGTGCGGAGATGTCCTCGAGGTTGATGCCCGCGAACACCGGCGCGATGATCTTCACGGTCCGCACGATCTCGTCCACGTCCTGGGTGTCCAGGCAGATCGGGAAGGCATCGATCCCGGCGAACCGCTTGAACAGCGCGGCCTTCCCCTCCATCACCGGCAGCGCCGCGGTCGCGCCGATGTTCCCCAGGCCGAGCACGGCTGACCCGTCCGTGACGACGGCGATCGTGTTGCGTTTGATGGTCAGTCGCACCGCGTCCTCGGGGTGAGCGGCGAGCTGCTGGCTGACTCGTCCGACGCCCGGGGTGTAGATCAGGGAGAGGTCGTCCCGGTGTCGGATCTGCATCTTCGGCTGGATCTCGATCTTGCCGCCGAGGTGGGCGAGGAAGGTCCGGTCGGAGACGCGGCCGATCACCACACCGGCGATGGTGCCGAGCGCATCGACGATCCGCTTGGCGTCATCCTCACCACCGGTGGCGCAGGTGACGTCCACCTGGAGGCGGTCCACCCCGGAGGCGGAGACGTCCACAGCGGTCACCACACCGCCGGCATGCTCGACCGTGGTGGTGATCGTGCTCACCGCCGACGGCTGCGCCGGCATCTCCAGGCGGACAGTAATCGAGTAACTAACGCTGGGAGAGCTCATCGCCTACCTTCACTAATTTTCCGGCGGCCCCATCGCGGCCGGTGCCAGCCGGGCTCCCCAGATCACGTACTCATGGCGTACCGATCAGCCCGGTACTCGCCATGGTAGACCTTGCCTCGGCTGCCGGGGGCCGCAGCGGGGGGTGTGTCCCCGGTGCGACCGATCCGCGGCCCGTCCGCGGGCCGTCCGCGGGCCGGATCCGCCGGGCCCCGAGCGCTCGCGCGCGCGGCACAATCGGCGGTGGAGTCCACCGCGCCGGGAACCGCACTGGCGAGCGTTCGCGATGACCGGGCGGGTCAGCCCGGCTGACGCACGCTGATCCCCCAGCTTCCGGTGAATTCCTCGCCCGGCTCCAGGGTGATCAGCCCGTCCCCGGAGTTGAAGGCGTCTACGGCGCAGGTCATCGGCTCCACCGCTACGGAGGTGCGCCGGCCTTCGGAGTCGCTGACCTGGTCGGCGGTGTAGAGCAGCACGAACGGCCAGGACTCGTCCTGCCAGAGGCTCACCTGCCAGCCATCCTCGCGGTCGAAGACCACGCGGGCCAGGCCGTCGGAGTCTCGCTCCAGGTCGGTGTAGAGGCCGAGGTGGTGGTTGCCGATCCGGCGGGCGGTGCGGAAGTCGTCATCCTCGTCGACGGCCTTGCGCTCGGTGAGGAACGCGTTCTCGCCGGTGAGGCGGGTAGCCCCCGGGATGGTGATGTCGCCGGCGTTGATCAGCTCGCGCAGTGAGCCTCCGGCACTCAGGTAGGGATGGGTGCCCGCGCCGAACGGCACCGGTTCGGAAGCGAGGTTGCGGACGGTGAGGCGCGACCTGAGCCCTTCGACAGTCAGCTGCCAGGAGACCCGCATCTCCAGTGGCCAGGGGTACCCGGGCCGGGCCGGCAGCACGGCGCCCAGATCCACCCGGTCGGCATCCTGGTCGAGGACCTGAAACGGCACCCACCGGGCCAGCCCATGGATGGCGGAGTCCGGCTCCGGGTCCTGGATCGGCAGCACGTGCTCCTCGCCGTCGACGGTGTACTTCCCGCCGCGGATCCGGTTCGGCCACGGCACCAGCCACTGACCGCGGGCACTGGGGCTGACCCGCTCGGGCCGGTACCCGGCGAGCACGTGCACGCCCTCGACGGTGTAGTTGCGCACCCCGGCGCCGGCCTCGACGATGATCGCCTTCTGGTCTCCGCGGACAAGGATACGTTCGCCCGCTCCGGGCAGTGCAGTACTGGCCATCGCCCCAGGCTACGCGCCCGCCCACTTCGCGTTGCCGCGTATCGTCTCCTGCTCGGCAGGTCGAACAACGATACGCGGCAAATCGACGATCCGGTCAGCCGAAGATCGCCGGCAGAGCCCCTTCGTGCGCCGTGCGCAGCTCCGCCAGTCCGAGCTCGAACGCTCCCGCCAGCTCCAGCCCGTCGCCGCCTGTGGTCCCCAGCAGCAGCACCGGCACCTCGAACTTGCCCGCGAGCTCGGTCACCTCGCCGGCTCGCTCCGGTGCCACCGCTACCAGGGCGCGCCCTCCGGTCTCGGCGAACAGCGCCGTGGCCAGGTCCACACCATCCCGGGCCAGCACACCGCCCAGATCCACGCTCACCCCGACCCCGTGACGCAGCACGGCATCGGCGAGAGACTGCAGCAGCCCGCCGTCGGACAGGTCGTGTGCGGCCCGCGCAAGACCCGTGCGTCCGGCGCCGATGAGTACCTCCGCGAGGTTGCGCTCCGCGGTCAGGTCCGCCACCGGTGGCCGCCCGCCCAGGTGGTCGTGCCTCACCTGTGCCCAGACCGAGCCGGAGAGGTCCTCGGCCGTTGCCCCGAGCAGGAACACCTCGAGGCCATCAGCGTCCCAGGCCGACGGCGTCACCCGAGCGACGTCGTCGAGCACACCGAGCACGCCCACCACCGGGGTCGGGTTGATCGAGGCGTCGATGTGCCCCACGCCCACCTCTCCGGCCAGGGTGGAGTTGTACAGGGACACGTTCCCGCCGGTCACCGGCACCCCGAGCTCGGCGCACGCGTCGGCCAGCCCGGTGATCGCCTGCACCAGCTGCCACATCGCATCCGGGTCCTCCGGCGAGCCGAAGTTCAGGCAGTCGGTCACCGCCAGCGGCCGGGCGCCCACTGTGGCCACGTTCCGGTAGGCCTCGGCGAGCGCGAGCTGGGCACCCCCATAGGGGTCCAGCTTGGTGAACCGGCCGTTGGCGTCGGTGGCCAGCGCCACCCCGAGCCCGGAGTTCTCGTCCACCCGGACCACGCCGGCGTCGTCGGGCTGGGACATCGCCGTGTTGCCCTGCACGTATCGGTCGTACTGGTCGGTGACCCAGGCCTTCGAGGCGAGGTTCGGGGAGGCGAGCAGCGCCAGCGCCTGCTCGCGCACCTGGTCCGGCGAGGTGGGCCTCGGCAGGTGAGCTGCGTCGTCGGCGTTCAGCGCATCCTGCCAGGCAGGCTTCGCGTACGGGCGGTCATAGACCGGCCCCTCGTGCGCGACGGTACGCGGGTCCACGTCCACGATCCGGTGCCCGTGGTGGTCGATGGTCAACCGGCCGGTGTCGGTGACCTCCCCGATCACCGCGGTCTCCACGTCCCACTTGGCGGTGATGGCGAGGAACTCCTCGAGCCGCTCCGGGGTGACCACCGCCATCATCCGCTCCTGCGACTCGCTCATCAGGATCTCGCCGGCGGTCAGCGTGGGGTCGCGCAGCAGCACGTTCTCCAGGTCCACGTGCATGCCGCCCTCACCGTTGGAGGCGAGCTCGCTGGTGGCGCAGGAGATCCCGGCGGCGCCGAGGTCCTGGATCGCCTCGACCGTGCGTGCGGCGAACAGCTCCAGGCAGCACTCGATCAGCACCTTCTCCATGAACGGGTCGCCGACCTGCACACTGGGCCGCTTGGACGGCTTGTCCGCGTCGAAGGTCTCGCTCGCCAGGATGGAGGCGCCGCCGATGCCGTCACCGCCGGTGCGGGCGCCGAACAGCACCACCTTGTTGCCCACCCCTTCGGCGTTGGCGAGGTGGATGTCCTCGTGCCGCAGCACACCCACACAGAGGGCGTTCACCAACGGGTTGCGCTGGTAGGACGGGTCGAACTCCAGCTCGC is a genomic window of Ruania zhangjianzhongii containing:
- a CDS encoding NAD-dependent malic enzyme gives rise to the protein MSSPSVSYSITVRLEMPAQPSAVSTITTTVEHAGGVVTAVDVSASGVDRLQVDVTCATGGEDDAKRIVDALGTIAGVVIGRVSDRTFLAHLGGKIEIQPKMQIRHRDDLSLIYTPGVGRVSQQLAAHPEDAVRLTIKRNTIAVVTDGSAVLGLGNIGATAALPVMEGKAALFKRFAGIDAFPICLDTQDVDEIVRTVKIIAPVFAGINLEDISAPRCFEVEDRLRAELDIPVFHDDQHGTAIVALAALTNALKVVGKDIGQVRIVQSGAGAAGSAILRLLLAAGARNVVVADVQGVIRTDRPNLDPSLSWIAERTNGDAHQGTLHEVIRDADVFVGVSAPNLLTESDVASMAPNAIVFALANPLPEIDPVIATRHAAVVATGRSDFANQINNVLAFPGVFRGLLDGRSTRITDEMLLAAAHALADVVSPEELNATYIVPSVFNQNLHTKIAQAVQAAAEQDAESRPPVTQV
- a CDS encoding aldose 1-epimerase family protein, translating into MASTALPGAGERILVRGDQKAIIVEAGAGVRNYTVEGVHVLAGYRPERVSPSARGQWLVPWPNRIRGGKYTVDGEEHVLPIQDPEPDSAIHGLARWVPFQVLDQDADRVDLGAVLPARPGYPWPLEMRVSWQLTVEGLRSRLTVRNLASEPVPFGAGTHPYLSAGGSLRELINAGDITIPGATRLTGENAFLTERKAVDEDDDFRTARRIGNHHLGLYTDLERDSDGLARVVFDREDGWQVSLWQDESWPFVLLYTADQVSDSEGRRTSVAVEPMTCAVDAFNSGDGLITLEPGEEFTGSWGISVRQPG
- the purL gene encoding phosphoribosylformylglycinamidine synthase subunit PurL produces the protein MTDVHQPDTVAAAAANPEGELPYAELGLTEAEYTRITGILGRRPTAAELAMYSVMWSEHCSYKSSKRHLGQFGEKTTEEMRAHLLVGIGQNAGVVDIGDGWAVTFKVESHNHPSFVEPYQGAATGVGGIVRDIISMGARPVAVMDQLRFGAVDHPDTARVVHGVVAGVGGYGNSLGLPNIGGELEFDPSYQRNPLVNALCVGVLRHEDIHLANAEGVGNKVVLFGARTGGDGIGGASILASETFDADKPSKRPSVQVGDPFMEKVLIECCLELFAARTVEAIQDLGAAGISCATSELASNGEGGMHVDLENVLLRDPTLTAGEILMSESQERMMAVVTPERLEEFLAITAKWDVETAVIGEVTDTGRLTIDHHGHRIVDVDPRTVAHEGPVYDRPYAKPAWQDALNADDAAHLPRPTSPDQVREQALALLASPNLASKAWVTDQYDRYVQGNTAMSQPDDAGVVRVDENSGLGVALATDANGRFTKLDPYGGAQLALAEAYRNVATVGARPLAVTDCLNFGSPEDPDAMWQLVQAITGLADACAELGVPVTGGNVSLYNSTLAGEVGVGHIDASINPTPVVGVLGVLDDVARVTPSAWDADGLEVFLLGATAEDLSGSVWAQVRHDHLGGRPPVADLTAERNLAEVLIGAGRTGLARAAHDLSDGGLLQSLADAVLRHGVGVSVDLGGVLARDGVDLATALFAETGGRALVAVAPERAGEVTELAGKFEVPVLLLGTTGGDGLELAGAFELGLAELRTAHEGALPAIFG